The Nerophis lumbriciformis linkage group LG03, RoL_Nlum_v2.1, whole genome shotgun sequence genome includes the window cggctaataatccggtgcgccttatagtgcggaaaatacggtacttttgttTCTGTAACACTGATAAATGTGACGATAACAGTATCACAAATAGTGCAAACATCTAAAATTCTACATTCAAAAGTACAGTTACCTTATAGAAGGCTGTTTCAGTCATGTATTTACGATCAGGCAAGCGGCGAAATCCCCCATTCTTCACCACTGAGAGCAGTTGATCATCCAATACCATGAATAAGATTAGTTTACCGCAAATGCTGACTCCATGTTGGGATTCTcttgaaaaatgttttccccGCTGGAATGAATGggtttgttgtttttgtcccgCCTCGTTAGCTTTAGCCGCGGTAACTTCATTGTGTGCGTCTGCATGGCGGGCTTTTCAAGTGTTTCATGAAGTTTCTTGTATTGAAACGTCCTACATGTGTCTTACCCCTCGAAACAGAAGTATTGCATGTCGCTGCTTGAGTTTATGATTTTGCCGCAGCGTAGTCCTCCattgatgcaatggttttccatttcAGGTAGAAAAGAGGCGAAGCAGTAATTTCCATCCAGCATTATTAGCATGCTAGGAGACTATTGGCTTCTATGTGGCCTACTTAGGTCATAGACCCGATGTTTCCAACAAAACACCTATTAGTATGGTATCAGAGATTTAGTTACAAATATTAACCAATACAAATATCTCCAAAAAGTGCCGTATCAGCATCGAAACATTTTGGTGATtgttttggcataccactagatggagcccacataccactacaatttgagaatcactgggcTAGAAGAATAGCGGATCCCTGTGCAGCAGCTGTGGTGCATGATGCTTCACTACCTGATCACATGGTTGATGATGATAGGCTCTGGAGGCATCAGAAGTGCATGCAACCGCTGTGGAATCTCAGAGAACTTCATCCTCTGGGTCTCAAAGATCTGCAAATTAAAGGAAAATGAATGCAACTGTTTAGGAGCAAATTCATATACTTGCTTGATcaattttcaaactttttttttttttttttataaatatgtaGCCATATACAGCAGCCCTATATTGATGaatattaaatgctcagtcaaaaagacaaaaaacagGTGACTTCACTGTCTATATACAACTATTTAGTCTCATAGCAACTTCAAATAGTCAGCATTTATTGCACTGTAAAGTAGGGCtgggagcagagaggtagcgtcatggctaacgttagctgtggtgcgagtggtaatacgagagaaagaaggtgcgaatctggtaacaaatgaaggaagaattaattcctaagaagaacagcacagggtccatcgtctggcggtggtttggcttcaagtgggaatatgtcgaacagacaaccgtaatttgtcaagtgtggggcaaaaacgttgctacaaaaagtagcattactgctaatatgtagcatcatttgaaaagtcacctgctagagaatgaagagtgtttgaaactctgcatgtccacatctccgttcggtgccacaccaacaaaatgcagaggcaaccatttccacatcaacaccgtatgaaaaaaattgtcaacaacagaaggagataacgtccgcaggaacctaccacatagcgcaggacatacactatttgatttcctattatgcagctcatttttatttgagttattgaaatatcttgggtgacatcatgcacaaaagtgcactttacttgttttaaactattgtagtggtgttcagtacaaaaagtgcactttaatttagtaatgtatgtcatcttagtgacatcatgcacaaaagtgcactaacagcttgttttaaaatgtctctgataatcttgcactttctgttttgaaatgacatgaatgtgccACTGctcaataactgtttaataaatacagttttggtaaattgacttagttaatatttccctctctgcatgaaagtttaaaatgagcatatattaatgcagtatgaagaagaatgttttaatgtagacacatagaatcatcatactgctgtgattatatgcattaagtgttcattcaaggctaaggcaaaatatccggatatatatcgtgtatcgtgacgtggtctaaaaatatcgagatattaaaaaaagaccatatcgctcagccctactGTAAAGCATTTCCAGCCTTGGAAATTCAATGCAACATCTTCAAGAAATTCAAGCACTGATGGGAATGTTGTGAATTCCACAAGAATGGGATGACACAAATAGTGGTAAGAAAAATGTGATATGTAGAGAGTTTTCACTCATTTTCAAATATACGTATTTAACAGAATAATAAACTAGGCATCATTAAATTCTCCTTAAGCTTATGTCTATAGACTGGTGCCTTTTAGTGAAATGGCATTGGATCCTTATGTGCCAACGGATCTGGGCCTGAGCACAACAGTCGTGTTTAGTCCCCTGGAGCTCAGCCTGTTATGTCTGTGTCTTGTGTCGCCAGTGAGCCACAAAGACGCAAACCGTCTCCTTACAAGGACAAGACTGAGAAAAAAGCACTGCTCAGCATCAAGAGCAGGAATAGTACTGCAggattttgaggggaaaaaattatTGAGATTTTTCTTTCCAAGAATGCGATTTGATTTGCGATTtttgtatttcatacacatatatgcatacaacTGTGAAAGAACGAGTGAAGGAACACGTTAGACtcttaataaacatatttttgtctCAAGGAGCCACACATTACGACAAtttgcaataatttactttcaaaaatatttggcaTTAAGCAGTCTGAGCTTTTGTCAATATAAGGCTCTTACACGGAATAAAAAATCGATAACTATAcagtgttaataatgtaatgtaataaaataccaccataacgaccaacattaaaatactgtggtgtagtaggcctaagtgttcaaTAAGGCaatggttttatttaacaagtatactcggtttgaaaagtaacactgtttgaatacaacaaaacactactttaatcaagtgattctttggcgtacaacTAAATGGAGCTggcataccactagtggtacttGTACCACATATTGAGAATCCCGGtcataaataaattaacaaaaaatgtaattgacTAACAACCAAATTTTTactaaaagtgcatttttttccagtAGGAAAAACTAGGTTGGGAATTCTTGCTCATTCgtctgtgttgatgggctcatattgcccatcagaTTATAAGATGAAGTATTACCATtatgggacatttggctttgtaatcatatttttccctcctaatttttgttactttgtggAACTTCTCACTGGGGAGTCGCGAGGCTCTCTGTTTGTGATTTGGTCTCGTTGAGTCACTCTTCGCCCACCAAGACAAAGACTGTGGATgagtgaaaagagggctcactgcgttcagttaattctaccgTTCAGCTGCTAAGAGTGATGCACCAAATGGGGCTTTTTTTCCTCCCTGTTTAAAGCGAGAGACAGGGAAAGGCGAGGCTCAAAACCTCAGCACTTTTGCGGTTACATAATCAAACTAATTAAAACTTTGATGTTGATTATTCGTGCTGCCCTAATTGAGAACTGTAATGGCTATTATCCATCATTTCATCTGCAAAAAGAAAGACGTCGCCCACCTGCTGCAGGTACTTATCGCAGTTGATGAACTCTCGCTCGTGAGGGTCCTGCAGCTTGTGGGTCTTGACGTACTGCCACAGGGCCTGAATGATGACCGGCCTGGTCTGGGTGTGGATCCCCAGCATGCGAGCAAGGCGAGGGTCCAGCTTGAACTGCGGGGGCTATTTTTGGTTTGTAGAAAAACAACCACCTTGCAGTCAGAATATATTTGATTACTCATACTTTGGCAGTTTATTATTCGGGAATATGATCGGGGAAATACAAAACACCTTGTGCATTACATTTCATGCTATCTCATGTATTCCGGTATGACAAAGTTCCTTAAACAagtcaaaatcaatgttaatATTAGCTGCTAGAACAGATTACATGCAAGCAAATGGCTCAAATGTGGCGAACGGCGTTCAAAATCTTCTTGGATTTACACGATTCATCGGAAGGACCATTTTggccaaaatttccaggaaaaagcAGACAAATCACATTCCTAATTGGTAATATGAACCTTAACCTGCATACCTGGTAGTCCAGCATGAGCAAGACAGTGCAACGAACACCCACATCACCGGGTCGTTTCACCTGGAAGCCATCAGTCTCCTGGGTGGTGGCGGTCCTATGCCACTAAAATTGTGCAAAGGGATTATTTTTATTACCACAAGAACACTTTTATAGGAAAGTATTTTTAGGTCAACCAATCAAATCAACCAAATGTTTGCCCTCTTATTTCTGAAGGCAGTAATGAAGGAATAgtgtttcaaagaaaaaaaaaagtgtctccttGTGGCCTTACCTCCACAAGGTGATTATCTGGACCGTAAAGATCTTTGTCCAACTCGATGACCAGAGACTTGAAGAAAGAAGAGAACTTCCTCTTCTGTTTAGTGGATTCATACTTGGATACAGCAGTCTGCAACACACAAAAAATgcatactgaaataaataaaagtactttttagTGACTAAAAGAATGATCTTGATTACAACTCTTACATCTTCCAGCAGACGCCCCTCCACACGTAGCTCCCATGATGCTACAGTGCCCTCTCCATCCTCAGCATCGGGTTTGGCGGGATTGAATGTGTTTGATATGAAGATGCGAAGCTTTCTCTTTTGCTAAAGGCGAAAAACAAGAGCCCAATGTCATGttatcagtaaaaaaaatttaaagtacaCTGCAGAACCGCTAAATCCGACACCACCAAGGACTTGTGACAGAGCAACCCTAAAAATTGGGACACAAACCTTTATGGGCCTCTTGAGGGCCTCCTGGATATCCAGCCTCTTGCGCATGATGGTCTGGTCCAGCTTCCTCTCAAAGGCCAGAAGATCCATGTAAGCCTGAGATTCAGGGACCAGTTCCCTGATCTGCTAGGACAAAACAGTGAGCAGAGTGTTACAAGAAAACACACTTGAAGACACATTGTGTCTCTAACGACTACTACTCCTATTAGGGCTGGAAGATTCGGCAAAAAATTATGTTTTCCGTATCATCCACTCTCGATTAatatcaaaaacatttttaatattgttattagTGCAAGTTTTAAAGCATCTGTACTGAAAACAATAAAACTAGGGTATTCTTTAAGATTTTATGAATATACTGAGTTAAAGCAAATTAAATTAAAGAGCAGCAATTGAATAATTTACCAAAAATGTATATGCAACCaataagcaaagaagtcaaacaatgcactgatatgatccagtttaagaaactattCGAGTACCGGTACATCGTCAGCCGTTGTCAATCCACTGCTGGACGAAAAcctcagcatgtttctgccatagtgaacgatctctagctgctccctgccactgcactgttccTCAATATTTGTCTATTTCATCTCGCCATCTCATTCTTTGTCTTCCTCTATTTCTGCTCCCATCCATGGGTCTCCATGATGTCATTAGGGAAGTACATCTATTATCTGTTCTCCTACTGATATGTCCAGCCCACTTCCACTTACTTAATTTGATAGTTCtcataatgtcttggacttgTGTTTGTTTTCTCACCCATTCATTTGTTTTTCTGTCTTTATATGTGATCCCGAGCATATTTCTTtccatgttgtgttgtgctgctgctattttcttttccattttatttgacaATGCCCAGGTTTCAGCTCCATATGTCATTGATTAAAGACCTTTCTTTTTAGGCTTAACGGTATTTCTCCTCTCATGATGTTGCTCAGTTTTCCATATTGGCACCAGCCCAACCTGATTCTCCTCCCTATCTCCTGTTCTTGACTCTTCGAGTTGCAAAGTGTTTAAAAAGTACAACTGATAAACATTTGGAATATTATTGAAAATGGGATAATcctattattgtcattatatgaATCTCGacctaaacatttattcacaagaACTTTAATGTTAATTTTTTAGGGATTAAAATTGTGTTATAAATTAAGAACCCGAAATGTGTTATGgtaaaggggtagaattaaatttgttctgcttcttcctactctttttttaGAGATGATGTAATGAGAAAGCGGAAAAATGTGATGTCCCATAATGTAATTGtacacatgtttgaaataaatttaAACTACAACCATAACCGTTTTGAGATTTTGAGCAAGGATGCCTCAGTTACTACTCTAACACTTGTGGTCAAACTTATGTATTAGACGCTGTCAAGCTATCATTCACTTACCAATTAAAACATcttaccaaaaaatatttttagagtgGTATTGGTGATTGTGTCCACAACTAGCTAGAAATTAGCATTAGCAGTCATAGCATGGTGTTTATCACACAGCTTTTGGGTGACAAGTAGTCATCATATTgcaaaaaaacatgtaatttggGAACTGGTCGCCTCTGTGTTTTGGAGTTACCGTAGTTTAATAGTTTGAGGTGGCGGCGTGTTCCGGAGGCAGGCACAGAGATGGCTCGAGCAGGTTTCAGGGCTGCCGTCTAAAGTGCTGGCTTGATTTTGTCCACAATTTTGTTGACGCGTAAATCACAGGGCCCTTGATAACTCCCAAAGTTGGTATGTATTTTGCTGCTTTCAGTTGCGCATTTAGCTCCAAGTTTGGTCATTTTGTTCACATCTATGATTCCGTTTACTTCTGTGTATCTTGTAACCGGAATTGGGACGGTACAATGTCGACTCAGATCGCCTGTTGTCATGGACATTTCCGCCATTTTTGACGGAGCTAAACATGCTCACATCTGATCACTGTGATCGActtgaaatgtataatatagaccAGGGGagagcaattaatttttaccgggggccgcatgagcaacctgagcactgctggagggccacaccgacaatatttcaattaaattttgctcaaattatttttgatataccttaagataaataataataataatttcatttaacctaacttaactttatacaaaagcagattgcttttgatggttttatttttaaaactgtcttacacaacacttcctgatgtataatacaatgcaaaaatgtcaatttctgtcactttatcctacatcctctttaaaagtccaacattttttcccgtcagatttggacaaccatctgttgtcacacctgccagcttgtcccatttcagtcctaacatgtccaaacacacatttacctatgtgaacaagtcattacctgtggttgtctctttaattgactgcttggctgccagctcctccgtgatttgaaagtctgcagttatcccacgtaagaagatgagcagctgggcggtgttacgtacatcgcagcactcatccaaagccagcgaaaaacagtcaaagtcggctgttctgttcttcagctgaagctacaagtttccagcgatggtctcaacccgccttgtTACAGTTCGTCGGGTGAGTGagacgttctcaaatgcgcccctcttctccgggcatattagcacaacagagtccaataagcactccttaataaactctccgtcagaaaacgccttactttttctggcgattttgtgagaaatgacgaaacttgtcctgatggctgcatctatgggggtgtgaaatttggcaaaaagtccttgttgggtttgcagttttaccatcaacgcatcagcctcccttgcgcacgcttcatcagacagattccggtatttttcctcgtgcttcgccgtgtagtggcgattcaaattatattctttaaacacagcaacctgtgtaccacaaattaagcacacggctttacctttaatttctgtaaagaaatacttggcagtccatgtcttgttgaaaacacggcattcgtcatcaacttttctcttttaagCGTCTCTGGGATAATTGGACATCatttgtcgctgtgcaccttcactcacaggttacacaaggACATACgctcataaataacacttttcaaaataaaagcagcacagttgtattgcacgcacgacataaatgtgtttttaaatgtattttgtaatttgtgattgccgctgttcacattcactcacaatcgcgcacatgcatacgtccacacggaagtaatacaaataacgcttttcaaaacaaaagcagcaccgttgtattgcacactcgacatagatactttttaaaatgtattttgtaatttatgattggcctcacgcgggccggacagggacgcacaaagggccaggTCTGATATAGACTAAGCCCCAACTCCTACTACAACTCACCCTCTGAGGTAGTATTTTATCagccatcttcttcttctttgtgctGCACAAAACAATAAAAGTAGATCAATATGACGAACAGGCAGCTGTCGTGTATTTGTCTGTTAACTAAATATAATTGAAGCTCGTTCATGTAGTAGATATTCAACTCATGTTTTAAGTAGGACTTGCAAGTCTGTAATGGAATgttattaaatgaaaaaaatagagGTTGTACAAAACAAAtgggacaaaaacatgactgcctcTTAACTCATCGATGTATGTGAAACAGACTTACTGCTGGTTGCGGCTCTGCTGTTGCACCTGCTGGATCTGCTGAGGGGCGGGCCTCTTGCGAGATGGATCCATCACACCGGGCATGCCCGGGCGGGACACGGGGCTGCCGCCGTACCCCGGTGGGCCCATGGCCGGCCCCTGCGGGTTCATGCGACTGGATGGAGGCATGCCTGGTCTCTGTAATTGGAAAACACTGTATATAATTACCAGAGTAGGGCTGGGCaaataattgaaaaataattaaaatcaaatgTGGAGCTTTCAACCAACGTAAAACTGCTGTGCCGGTTATTTCAACGGTTCCCTCCTTGTAATTGCATTTCTACTAATACACGTGTCAAACTCGAGGCCTGGGGGCCTGTCATGTAGTTTTATGTGGTCcgaaaaagcctggaaataatgtgcgtgAATAAAGTACTTCATTCTTTCTACTAAACTTATTCTTACTTTCAATTTTGACGGATAAAATTGCACCGGTTGATCATCCAATACTATGAATTTCATTTGTTTACCGCAAATGCCGACTCCACATTGAGATTCTTGTGAACACTCTTCTTTCCACTGGATTGAATATGTCagggtttgttgtttttgttccgcCTCATTAGCTTTAGACTTTAGCCATGTTGTGTGCGTCTGCATGGCAGGCTTTCAAGTGCTTCTTTAAGTTGCTTTTGAAACGTCCGACATGTGTCCCACCCCTCGAAACAGAGATGTTGCAAGGTTTGCATATTGCCGTGCAACTTGATGGCTGCTCGAGTTTGTTATATTGCCACACCGCCGACATGATGTTGGCTTTGGTAGTGCAGTCCTCCATTGCCGCTTTAGTATGCCCATTCCAGGGAAAAGAGGCAAAGAAGAAATAATTTCCGTGTAgcaacattagtatgctaacggACTTACTGGCTTGTGTGCGCTCTATTTAGGTCGTACACctgttttttcttacaaaattcaTATTATTGTGGTATCGGACATTTCGTTACAGGTACGTTCTGATACCTATTCCTCCAAAAAGTGCTGTATTGGCATCGGAACATCCCTGTATTTAATTAAAGTACCAGcataatggaaaaacaagttgactttatatgcttaactgtgtttcattgtatccataaaactatatccaattgtattcacaatcagcaaagtatgtgaaaatactgtctaaacatcacaaaatgccacaattttgaatcccattttgaatattccgttcTAAATATCTttggcaatttccgtagatttgaggcaaggcaaggcaactttatttgtatcgcacttttcatacacaaggcagactcaaagtgcttcacagcacaTGTGGTAcatcaaagtgaaatgaaagaaaataaaagcaaaattaaaatgcagacaataaaaataaaaacagtgcggacgttaaaagatttagctgaaaataaaagttttcagcctaATTTCTTTTCAAGTACATCAACAATCTCTCAAGTCTTGTGTAAGATTTGTTGCAACTTTTAAGGCATATTTCCCCCCGCAAACTGCACAACTTGTGTGGAGTGGTATGTCCCAAAGGTGTGTGAGTTGCCGATACTGTACAAAAGAAAATGGAAGCAACACAGCGGCAAACAGGGTCCGAACGGAGAACAACTCACCAAGCCGTGCGCTAAAATATCAAAGAGCTGACTTCGTGTATCTGACAGCATGAACGCAGCAGTTTAAAGGCAGCAGACAACTCGACAAGTCACTGATGGCGGCTGTCTTCCGGCAGGAATTCCAACAAACGAAGAGGGAAGGACAGCAGCAAGGGCATCTGATGTCGACTTGTCAACAATATCGGTCTTATCGACGTGCTCTGTACGCCATTCCCCTCCCACATACCCAGATAGGGACCTCCCACACTACATGGCCTTGATTTACCTGAAAACAGGAAAGTTCTGCGCAATTCAGAGTGTAACGCGTCCCTGAATGTGCTGCACGAGGCTTCTTGTATGAATGAAAGCAGTCAAGGACGCTCGGAAAGAACGAGGGAGGCTTCTTTTCAGAAAAGTTGCTGGTAGCTAAGCAACAGGCACTCTTGACAACTGCGGACcactgataaaaaaaatctattaaatacTTTTAAATACAAGGGTATCCTTGTGGGGAAGAACATTGAAACACATTTTGAAAGACTACACCTATAAAGAAAGGGTCATCTGCCAACCTGCAATGAAAATATGGCtgtacaaaaatatgttttagatTTGTTCAATGTTGTGCATGTGAATGAAAATGTTTAGAATTTTTAGCATAAAACCCAGAATATGCTCTTGTGCAGTCACTACGCTGTCCCTTCCAATTAGAGATCAATCTGCGCCGATAATTGGTATTTTGACATAGATCAGTTTCGACCTTACATAAGCAGACACAATATATACACCACAGGGTCAGACTcagggcccgggggccagatctggcccgccacatcgttttatgtGACCtgagaaagcctggaaataatatctgTAAATAAACCACGTCTACTTTCTTACTAAAcatatttgttctttcaattttgacagaaaatgtgCATGTAATGCCTACAATTGCATGTCTTTTAAGCTTAAAAACTATTTGGCtttgcaaaataaaatgtgttaacaCAGgactgtccaaagtgtggctagCAGTTCCAGTTTTGTTGGTATATTGTTGCATAAACAATAACAGTAAAATCTAAAATTTCTGATGCTAAgcgaaaaaaatatttgaaactaATAagacagggatgtccaaacttctTCAAACAAACAAGGGTCGCATACTGAAATAAAGTATTTGGGGGCAGTTTAGATGTTTTCCCATTAAAAAAGAGTGTGTTATAAGTGACAGTG containing:
- the smarcd1 gene encoding SWI/SNF-related matrix-associated actin-dependent regulator of chromatin subfamily D member 1 isoform X2, whose translation is MAARGGFQSAPTGGGGGVMGPGPPVPGAGPGMGPGTPTGRMGPSPAAQNHLYRSPMPGPGYPRPGMPPSSRMNPQGPAMGPPGYGGSPVSRPGMPGVMDPSRKRPAPQQIQQVQQQSRNQHTKKKKMADKILPQRIRELVPESQAYMDLLAFERKLDQTIMRKRLDIQEALKRPIKQKRKLRIFISNTFNPAKPDAEDGEGTVASWELRVEGRLLEDTAVSKYESTKQKRKFSSFFKSLVIELDKDLYGPDNHLVEWHRTATTQETDGFQVKRPGDVGVRCTVLLMLDYQPPQFKLDPRLARMLGIHTQTRPVIIQALWQYVKTHKLQDPHEREFINCDKYLQQIFETQRMKFSEIPQRLHALLMPPEPIIINHVISVDPNDQKKTACYDIDVEVDDTLKTQMNSFLLSTASQQEIAGLDNKIHETIETINQLKTQREFMLSFARDPQGFINDWLQSQCRDLKTMTDVVGNPEEERRAEFYYQPWAQEAVCRYFYSKVQQRRQELEQALGIRNT
- the smarcd1 gene encoding SWI/SNF-related matrix-associated actin-dependent regulator of chromatin subfamily D member 1 isoform X1: MAARGGFQSAPTGGGGGVMGPGPPVPGAGPGMGPGTPTGRMGPSPAAQNHLYRSPMPGPGYPRPGMPPSSRMNPQGPAMGPPGYGGSPVSRPGMPGVMDPSRKRPAPQQIQQVQQQSRNQHTKKKKMADKILPQRQIRELVPESQAYMDLLAFERKLDQTIMRKRLDIQEALKRPIKQKRKLRIFISNTFNPAKPDAEDGEGTVASWELRVEGRLLEDTAVSKYESTKQKRKFSSFFKSLVIELDKDLYGPDNHLVEWHRTATTQETDGFQVKRPGDVGVRCTVLLMLDYQPPQFKLDPRLARMLGIHTQTRPVIIQALWQYVKTHKLQDPHEREFINCDKYLQQIFETQRMKFSEIPQRLHALLMPPEPIIINHVISVDPNDQKKTACYDIDVEVDDTLKTQMNSFLLSTASQQEIAGLDNKIHETIETINQLKTQREFMLSFARDPQGFINDWLQSQCRDLKTMTDVVGNPEEERRAEFYYQPWAQEAVCRYFYSKVQQRRQELEQALGIRNT
- the smarcd1 gene encoding SWI/SNF-related matrix-associated actin-dependent regulator of chromatin subfamily D member 1 isoform X3: MLSDTRSQLFDILAHGLRPGMPPSSRMNPQGPAMGPPGYGGSPVSRPGMPGVMDPSRKRPAPQQIQQVQQQSRNQHTKKKKMADKILPQRQIRELVPESQAYMDLLAFERKLDQTIMRKRLDIQEALKRPIKQKRKLRIFISNTFNPAKPDAEDGEGTVASWELRVEGRLLEDTAVSKYESTKQKRKFSSFFKSLVIELDKDLYGPDNHLVEWHRTATTQETDGFQVKRPGDVGVRCTVLLMLDYQPPQFKLDPRLARMLGIHTQTRPVIIQALWQYVKTHKLQDPHEREFINCDKYLQQIFETQRMKFSEIPQRLHALLMPPEPIIINHVISVDPNDQKKTACYDIDVEVDDTLKTQMNSFLLSTASQQEIAGLDNKIHETIETINQLKTQREFMLSFARDPQGFINDWLQSQCRDLKTMTDVVGNPEEERRAEFYYQPWAQEAVCRYFYSKVQQRRQELEQALGIRNT
- the smarcd1 gene encoding SWI/SNF-related matrix-associated actin-dependent regulator of chromatin subfamily D member 1 isoform X4; its protein translation is MLSDTRSQLFDILAHGLRPGMPPSSRMNPQGPAMGPPGYGGSPVSRPGMPGVMDPSRKRPAPQQIQQVQQQSRNQHTKKKKMADKILPQRIRELVPESQAYMDLLAFERKLDQTIMRKRLDIQEALKRPIKQKRKLRIFISNTFNPAKPDAEDGEGTVASWELRVEGRLLEDTAVSKYESTKQKRKFSSFFKSLVIELDKDLYGPDNHLVEWHRTATTQETDGFQVKRPGDVGVRCTVLLMLDYQPPQFKLDPRLARMLGIHTQTRPVIIQALWQYVKTHKLQDPHEREFINCDKYLQQIFETQRMKFSEIPQRLHALLMPPEPIIINHVISVDPNDQKKTACYDIDVEVDDTLKTQMNSFLLSTASQQEIAGLDNKIHETIETINQLKTQREFMLSFARDPQGFINDWLQSQCRDLKTMTDVVGNPEEERRAEFYYQPWAQEAVCRYFYSKVQQRRQELEQALGIRNT